A window of Amycolatopsis australiensis contains these coding sequences:
- a CDS encoding pentapeptide repeat-containing protein: MSVNWPAMTSVITALTAVGALIFTALSLNATRAQVALSEQGQVTGRFTTAVEELDKGGGEHLQARLGALYSLERLAHDSPRDQPTIIEVISAFVRTIAPLPSTRQGSCPWPGADVQAALTILGRRDVSQDHGAYINLARTCLSGTSLRGADLAYGSLAGAKIEEVDLTDANLTGTSLRDASLRRAILTNANLSHLNGDNANFYWAALDQTDFTGSSLYGADFTISFGTRTNFNDASLTNAKHDHASFYDTISNRGTQDKWW; this comes from the coding sequence ATGAGCGTGAACTGGCCGGCAATGACGTCGGTGATCACGGCGCTGACCGCGGTTGGTGCGTTGATCTTCACCGCGCTGTCGCTCAATGCCACTCGGGCCCAAGTGGCATTGTCTGAGCAGGGGCAGGTCACCGGTCGTTTCACCACGGCCGTTGAAGAGCTCGACAAGGGCGGCGGCGAGCATCTGCAGGCTCGTCTGGGTGCGCTCTACAGTCTCGAACGGTTAGCCCACGACTCCCCTCGCGATCAGCCGACCATCATCGAGGTCATCTCGGCCTTCGTTCGCACCATCGCACCCCTGCCCAGTACCCGGCAGGGGTCTTGCCCGTGGCCCGGCGCGGATGTGCAGGCGGCGCTCACGATCCTCGGACGCCGTGACGTCAGCCAGGACCACGGCGCGTATATCAACCTGGCCCGAACATGCCTGAGCGGAACCAGTCTTCGTGGAGCGGACCTGGCATACGGCAGCCTTGCCGGGGCGAAAATCGAGGAGGTCGATCTCACGGACGCGAATCTCACTGGAACATCACTACGGGACGCGAGCCTACGGCGTGCCATACTCACAAACGCCAACCTCAGCCATTTGAACGGCGACAACGCCAACTTCTATTGGGCAGCGCTTGACCAAACTGATTTCACTGGGTCAAGCCTGTACGGGGCAGATTTCACTATTAGCTTCGGAACGAGAACAAATTTCAACGATGCGTCCTTGACCAACGCCAAGCATGACCACGCGTCTTTTTATGATACCATCTCCAACCGGGGTACCCAGGACAAATGGTGGTAG
- a CDS encoding helix-turn-helix transcriptional regulator, which translates to MGVGLEAIGRPLLAAAREADTASEFTDEVARLIRPWIPHDSYLVSGQDPVTGASCLWLADQRYLAELTERLYEIDVPLYWYGPWSAGRAAASAPVRLLDGRRARGSGERTHKLVSLLAEGGRALGSLTLLRVGRQPFTTADVELAGALSEPLAKALRRFIAGGTLRPPRRTVAPGVVTVGADHDVLGITPTARESLRVLRPDDQAVDDRQLVSVLWNTVYLARQGCRRALSRLPTPDGWLAVHAEPYELNGSRAVAVTVEAAQGELLLPVLATWYRASPAELGVVRQVIAGLPSKQVARRLELSVHTVHDHLRSVYRKTGVAGRDELLARLG; encoded by the coding sequence ATGGGGGTTGGTCTGGAGGCAATCGGTCGCCCGCTGCTGGCCGCGGCGCGCGAAGCGGACACGGCGAGCGAGTTCACCGACGAGGTGGCCCGGCTGATCAGGCCCTGGATACCGCACGATTCGTACCTGGTCAGCGGCCAGGACCCGGTGACCGGCGCGAGTTGCCTGTGGCTGGCCGACCAGCGCTACCTCGCCGAACTCACCGAACGGCTGTACGAAATCGACGTCCCGCTGTACTGGTACGGGCCGTGGTCGGCCGGACGCGCGGCGGCCTCCGCCCCGGTGCGGCTCCTCGACGGTCGGCGCGCACGCGGTTCCGGCGAGCGGACGCACAAGTTGGTGAGCCTACTGGCAGAGGGCGGGCGCGCCCTCGGATCGCTGACCCTGCTCCGCGTGGGCCGCCAGCCGTTCACCACCGCCGACGTGGAACTCGCGGGCGCCCTGTCCGAACCGCTGGCCAAGGCGCTGCGCAGATTCATCGCCGGTGGGACTCTGCGGCCACCCCGCCGCACCGTCGCTCCCGGGGTGGTGACTGTTGGCGCGGACCATGACGTCCTGGGCATCACGCCGACTGCCCGAGAATCACTCCGCGTGCTGCGACCGGATGATCAGGCGGTCGACGACCGGCAGCTGGTGAGCGTCCTGTGGAACACGGTCTATTTGGCCCGCCAGGGTTGCCGTCGCGCGCTGAGCCGGCTTCCCACACCGGACGGTTGGCTCGCGGTGCACGCCGAACCGTACGAACTCAACGGTTCACGCGCGGTGGCGGTGACCGTCGAAGCGGCACAGGGCGAGTTGCTGCTGCCCGTGCTGGCCACGTGGTACCGCGCCTCGCCAGCCGAGCTGGGGGTGGTCCGCCAGGTGATCGCGGGGCTGCCCAGCAAGCAGGTCGCCCGCCGGCTCGAGCTGTCCGTGCACACCGTGCACGACCACCTGCGGTCGGTCTACCGCAAGACCGGGGTGGCCGGGCGGGACGAACTGCTCGCCCGCCTCGGCTGA